The Nevskia ramosa DSM 11499 DNA window TGGTGCGCGTGCATTCCGAATGTCTGACCGGCGATGCGCTGTTCAGCCTGCGCTGCGACTGCGGCTTCCAGCTGCGCGCAGCGCTGGAAAAGATCGCGGCCGATGGCCGTGGCGTGCTGCTTTATCTGCGCCAGGAAGGCCGGGGCATCGGCCTGGCCAACAAGGTGCGCGCCTATGCGCTGCAGGACGAAGGCGCGGACACCGTCGACGCCAATCATCAGCTCGGTTTCCCGGCCGATGACCGCGACTACAGCCTGGCCGTGGCCATCCTGCGCGACATCGGCCTGTGCCGCATCCGGCTGATGACCAACAATCCGGCCAAGCTCGATGCCCTGGTCAAGGACGGCGTTCAGGTCACCGAACGGGTCGGCATCGAACGCGGCCGCAATCCGTACAACGAGGGCTACCTCGATACCAAGATGAGCCGCATGGGTCATCTGATCGGAGCCAAGGGCGAGTCGTGAGCGAGCGCGGCACGCCAGCGCTTCCGCCCAAGCCGGTCAAGTCGTCCGGTCCGGCGGTCGTACCAGCGCCGCTGCTTGCGCCCAGCCTCGAAGCAAGACCGGATTCGATTCCGGAAAAATCGCCGGCATCGGTGCCGATCACCACTCAGGTGCGCGGCGTGGTTCGCGAGATCGCCACCTTGGGCATTTCCACGGTGCGCCTGACCCGCGGCTTCGCGCCGCTGATCGCCATGCTGACCGATGAGCAGGACAGCTCGCACGAAGACCTGGAAGCGGCGATCGATCGCATCTTCGAAGCGCTCTATATCCACCCGCTGCTCAAGCACACCGGCCGCCTGACCCAGGCGCTGCGCCGTCGCCGGCTGATTCCCGATCAGCAGTCGACCGAAGATCTGATCCGCTTCGTCGTCGAACAGGCCGTAGCGCGCAGCCCGATGCCGGTGCCGGACGCGCTGATCAACGAGTTCTGGAATTTCTTCAACGAGCTGTTCGAAGCGCCGGAGCTGAAGGGTCTCGGCGAGATGAGTCTGGACATGGTGCGGCTGGTGCTGCGCACCTATGAGCCGCTGCTGCTGGAAATCGTCAACCTGCTGAAGGCCGGCCGGCGCTTCAATCAGTGGCAGCTCAATGAGCTGCTGAAGCGCGCAGCACAAGTGAAGGCCGATGCCGCGATCGTTCGCCGGCAGATCCGCGCGCTGCGCTACATCAAGCCGTTCTTCGCCGCCGATCCGAAGGATTACAAGGCGCAGGCGCAGATCATTGCCCGGATGGTCAACGAGTTCGGGCCGTTCTTCGTCAAGATGGCCCAGGTCGCCGCCGCCAACGCCGATTTCCTGCCTGAGGAAATTGCCCGCGAGCTGATGGTGTTCCACGAAGACGTGGCGCCGATGACCGCCGATGAAGTGCGCGCCGCGTTCGTCGAGTGCTACGGCAAGCCGCCGGAGAAGTTCTACCTCGGCTTCGAGGCCGACAAGCCGCTGAAGTCCGGCTCGATCGGCTCGGTCTATCTGGCCAAGAAGCCGTTCCTTGAGGACGGCCGCGAAGTGCTGCGGCCGGTGATCATCAAGGTCGGCCGCCACAACATCGACCGCGAGTTCGCGATCGGCAAGATGGTGCTCGGTCTGGCGATCATGTCGACCCAGTACTGGGCGCCGCATTCGCGCCTGGCGCCGTTCCTGCGCGCGATGCAGGAGCAGGTCGACGAGTTCGTTGCCGGCTTCATCGAAGAACTCGATTTCGAAGCCGAGGCCGCCAACCACCAACGTTTTTACCAGCGCAGCCTGCGCGGTACCGATCTGTGGCGGGTGCCGGAGCTGTACGGCAGCTCGCGACGGATCCTGGAAATGGAATATCTCGGTGATGCGCTGAGCCTCGGCCGGGCGCTGAACCGCCTGCCGCGCCGCGATCGCCGGGCGTTCCAGGGCAAGGTCATCGAGCAGCTGACCTGCACCGTGCTCTACCACGCCTTCGTCTATCGCGAAGTGCATGGTGATCTCCATCCGGGCAACCTGATGGTTGGCGCCGATGGCCGCCTGAACCTGATCGACTGGGGCAACGTCGTCGATCTCAATGGCAAGTGGCGGCCGGTCTGGGATTACCTGGCCGGCGCGATCC harbors:
- a CDS encoding ABC1 kinase family protein gives rise to the protein MSERGTPALPPKPVKSSGPAVVPAPLLAPSLEARPDSIPEKSPASVPITTQVRGVVREIATLGISTVRLTRGFAPLIAMLTDEQDSSHEDLEAAIDRIFEALYIHPLLKHTGRLTQALRRRRLIPDQQSTEDLIRFVVEQAVARSPMPVPDALINEFWNFFNELFEAPELKGLGEMSLDMVRLVLRTYEPLLLEIVNLLKAGRRFNQWQLNELLKRAAQVKADAAIVRRQIRALRYIKPFFAADPKDYKAQAQIIARMVNEFGPFFVKMAQVAAANADFLPEEIARELMVFHEDVAPMTADEVRAAFVECYGKPPEKFYLGFEADKPLKSGSIGSVYLAKKPFLEDGREVLRPVIIKVGRHNIDREFAIGKMVLGLAIMSTQYWAPHSRLAPFLRAMQEQVDEFVAGFIEELDFEAEAANHQRFYQRSLRGTDLWRVPELYGSSRRILEMEYLGDALSLGRALNRLPRRDRRAFQGKVIEQLTCTVLYHAFVYREVHGDLHPGNLMVGADGRLNLIDWGNVVDLNGKWRPVWDYLAGAILADTALLTDALIQISTHPEDNRMRWHEIRQLLDDTLRKKGVTPLTPRSFIRELRAGGIAGLHRRGQTVLQLMANTQQAGLVLRRDFLHLSRALMALVGSYGTLYEGDSRRTLFGDLARVAARLPFTLGRDVLRQGLRELPWRFKRSPDRLPKVPVPMMTPLRPRIGPPPGVLSADN
- the ribA gene encoding GTP cyclohydrolase II, whose product is MPQPKLIATAKLPTPFAVFTMRAYRSADGKEHLALTLGDLTATDGPAPLVRVHSECLTGDALFSLRCDCGFQLRAALEKIAADGRGVLLYLRQEGRGIGLANKVRAYALQDEGADTVDANHQLGFPADDRDYSLAVAILRDIGLCRIRLMTNNPAKLDALVKDGVQVTERVGIERGRNPYNEGYLDTKMSRMGHLIGAKGES